GCAGGTGCTCTCGACGCTCAAGGCGTGGGAGGACCCCATCTTCTGCAAGGAGCGGCTCGGCCTCGACGCGCCCCTGGGGTCGGTCGACCGCGCCAAGCTGAACGTCAACGGCTCCTCGCTCGCCGCGGGCCACCCGTTCGCCGCGACCGGCGGCCGGATCCTGGCGACCGCCGCGAAGCTGCTCGACCAGCAGGGCTCGGGCCGTGCGCTGATCTCGATCTGCGCCGCCGGTGGCCAGGGCGTCGTGGCGATCCTGGAGAAGTGAGGGCGGGAAGTGCATGGATCCCCTGCCCGCCGGGGATTCGAGCACTTCCCAGCCGTGGCATCCCGTGGGAGGCGCAGGAGCTGCCCGGCCGCCGTGACCACTGGGGCTCGTGTGGTCAGCGGGTGGCGAGGGCGAGCGCGCTGGCGACGAGGTGGTCGCGCACCTGCTCGGCGGACACCTGCCCGACCATCGGTACGCCGGGGGCGGACTCCTTGACCTGGATGCCGACCCGGGCGAGCTGCAGGGCGCCGAGGCCGCTGGCGTAGAGCATGTTGGCCAGCAGCACCGGATCGTCCACTCGGAAGTCGCCGGCGTCCACGCCCGCCTCGAGCGCCGACTCCAGGACGGCCAGGCAGGTGGAGATCGCGCGGCCGAGGCGCCACACCGCCGACTCCGACATCTCCTCGAGCAGCTCGGGGCCGGTGCGGCGCATCAGGGTCTGGGCGCAGTCGACGAACGCAGGGTGGGCGACGCCGTAGTCGACGAAGGCGCCGGTGATCCGGGTCAGCCGGTCGGCCGGCTCGCCGCCGGCGGCGTCCGCGTCGGCGAGCGCCTCCCGCAGCTCGTCGAGGTACTCGACGAGCGTCAGCGCGAAGAGCTCCTCCTTGCCCGTGAAGTGGCGGTAGACGATCGCCCGGTTGATGCCGACCGCGCTCGCGATCTGCTCGATCTGGGCGTCGCGGACGCCGGTCTCGTCGAAGAGCCGCCGGGTCGCCGCGATGATGTCGGCCTCCCGCTGGCGGCGCCGGGTGGCCGCGGCCGTACGCCGGCCGTCGCTCTCGGGTGCCTGCTGCGCCATGCCGTCAGGTTAGTGCAACACCGAGTTGCACACGTGTGACGAGAACCGGTCAGGCGTGGTCGCCTGGTGCCTCGTCGCGGGGAGTGGCCACCGTCAGCCGCGCCTCGAGCTCGCGGATCGAGGCCTGCAGCCGGAAGGCGGCGCAGCCGACCGTGGACACGATCGACAGGGCGAGCCAGTACGCCTCCGGCGACCTGATGAAGGCGTACCACCCGGCGAGGGCAAGGGCGCCGAGCACGTAGGAGATGCTCCGCAGGAGGTCGGTCCGGGGGTCCATGCGCAGACCCTAGGTCACCTCACGAGCCCCCGGCGAGCGTCCGGACCGTCTCGATGGTGTCGGCGTCGTCGGCCGTCTTGTCCTCGCGGTAGCGGACGACCCGCGCGAAGCGCAGCGCGAGCCCGCCGGGATAGCGGGTCGAGCGCTGCAGGCCGTCGAAGGCGATCTCGACCACCTGCTCCGGCCGGACCTCCACGACGTACGCCGAGCCGTCGGCCGGTGAGGTCGCCAGCTCGGTGAACCGCTCGGTCTGCCACGCGAGCACCTCGTCGGTCATGCCCTTGAAGGTCTTGCCCAGCATCACGAACCCGCCCGTCTCCGGGTCGCGCGCGCCGAGGTGGATGTTGGACAGCCAGCCCTGGCGGCGGCCCGAGCCCCACTCGACCGCGAGCACGACGAGGTCGAGCGTGTGGACCGGTTTCACCTTGACCCACGCTGCGCCACGCCGACCCGCGGCGTAGGGAGACCCCAGGCCCTTGACCACGACGCCCTCGTGGCCGGCGGCCAGCACCTCGGCGGCGAAAGCCTCGGCCTCGGCCGGGTCGGCGGTCACGATCCGCGGCACCCGCGAGGACTCGGGCACCAGCGCCTCCAGCGCCGCCGCGCGCTCCTCGCCCGGGGTGTCGAGGAGGTCGCGACCGTCGAGGTGGAGCAGGTCGAAGAAGTAGGCCGTCACCGCCACCCCGGCGTCCATGGAGGTGCGCGACGCCGTCTCCTGGAACGGGCGCGGCCGGCCGTCGTCGTCGAGCGCGATCGCCTCGCCGTCGAGCACGAAGCGATCGGCCGGCAGCGACCGGGCCAGCGCGACCACCTCCGGCAGCCGGTGGGTGATGTCGTCGAGGCTGCGGGTGGCGACCACGACCTCGTCGCCGTCACGGTGGACCTGGATCCGGATCCCGTCGAGCTTGGTGTCGACCGCGACCGGGGCGCCGTCGGGCGCGGCCTTGGCCAGCGCGGCGGCGACGTCGGGAGCGCTGGAGGCGAGCATCGGCAGCACCGGGCGGCCGACCTCCAGCCCGACCGCGGCGAGGGCCTCCTCGCCCTCGAAGGCAGCCTGCGCCACCGCGACGGTCGACCCCGACAGCATCGCCGCCCGTCGCACGGACGCCAGGCGTACGTCGGCCGCGGCCGCGAGCGCCTCCTGCACCAGCGCGTCGAGCGCGCCCTGGCGCACCTCGCCGGTCACCAGCCCTCGCAGCCACCGCTGCTCCTCGGTCGTCGCCCGGCCGAAGAGCTCGTCCCGGGCGGTGGCCCGCGCCTGCTGCGACCCGCTGCCCGCGAGCGCGGCCAGCTCGTCGAACGCCTGGTGCACCTCGGTGACCGTGAGCGACGGCTCGTCGGCGGGGTCGGGGAGCGACTGCAGCCCCCGCCAGCCGAGACCGGTGCGCCGTTGCCGCAGCGCACCGCCGAGGTAGGACACCACCAGTGGCAGCTCGTCGCGCTCGGCGCGGTCGAGCGCCTCGGCGAGCGCCACGACCTTCGCCTTGCGCGAACGGGTCGCCGCGACCGTCGAGGAGGTCGTGACCAGGTCGGCGATCAGCACGCTGGTCAGGCTAGCCGTGGCCGGGGACAGCGATCACCCGCCGATGCGGGTCCGCACCTCGTAGAGCTCGGGGAAGAAGGTCAGGTCCAGCGCCCGCCGCAGGAACGCGACACCGGAGGAGCCGCCGGTGCCGCTCTTGTGGCCGATCGTCCGCTGCACCACCTGCAGGTGTCGGAAGCGCCACTCCTGGAAGTTGTCCTCGAGGTCGACCAGCTCCTCGCACGTCTCGTAGACGCCCCAGTGCTCCTCGGGCGCGGCGTAGACGGTCGCGAACAGGTCGACCAGTCCGTCGTGCGCACGGTGCTTGACCGACCAGTCGCGCTCGACGAGGTCCGCGGGCACCGCGTAACCGGTGCGGGCGAGGTGGCGCAGGAACTCGTCGTAGAGGGAGGGCTCGCCCAGCAGCCGAGCGAGCACGTCACGGGCCGCCGGGTCGTGGGCGTGGACGGGCACCATGTCGGCGTCCTTGTTGCCGAGCAGGAACTCCACCTCGCGGTACTGCGCCGACTGGAAGCCCGAGGAGGTGGCGAGGAACGGCCGGATCTCGGCGTACTCGCTCGGGGTCATCGTCGCCAGCACCGACCACTGGTCGGTCAGCGTGTGCTGGATGTGCTTGACCCGGGCCAGCCGCTTCAGTGCCGGGGCCAGGTCGTCGGCCGCCAGCAGGGCCCGCGCCGAGCGCAGCTCGTGGACCATCAGCTTGAGCCACAGCTCGCTGGTCTGGTGCTGGACGATGAAGAGCAGCTCGTCGTGCTGCGGCGGGTCGCTCTGGGGCCGTTGCGCCGAGAGCAGCTGGTCGAGGCAGAGGTAGTCGCCGTAGGACATCTGCCTGCGGAAGTCGGTCTCGATGCCGGCCTCGAGGTCGCGGCGGGTGGAGTCGGGCACAGCCAGACCCTACGCCGGGACGACCGGGGTCGGTGCGCAGGAAACTTCACCCGAGGGACTCACCAGCGGCACCCCCGGTGGCCTACCCTCCGGGTGTGACCTCACCCTCGGACCCGTCGGCACCGCGCGCCAGCACGCGGCTGTGGCGGCCCGACTGGGCGGTGCCCGTCGGGGAGGTGCTCGGCCAGCAGCGCCACGGCGGCAGCGACCCGACCTACAAGGTCGACTTCCAGGGGCGCCACTGGCGCGGGCTCCGTACGCCGGAGGGCGAGGCGACCCTGATGATCGACGCCCGGCTGCGCGACGGCGAGGTGCACGCCGCGGCCTGGGGCGAGGGCGCCGAGTGGGCGCTCGCCTCGGTGCCGGGCCTGCTCGGTGCCGACGACGACCCGAGCGGCTTCGAGCCGACCCACCGGGTCCTCGCCGACGTCTGGCGCCACCACCGCGACTGGCGGATCGGGCGCACCGGCCTGGTGATGGAGGCGCTGGTGCCCGCGATCATCGAGCAGAAGGTCACCGGCCAGGAGGCGTTCGCGGGCTTCCGCAACCTCGTCCACCGGTGGGGCAACCGCGCTCCCGGGCCGGGCCACGACCTGGGCGTGTGGGTGCAGCCGGACGCCGACACCCTGCGCACCATCCCGTCGTGGGAGTGGCTCAAGCTCCACATCGACCCGGCCCGCTCCAAGGCGGTCGTGCTCGCGGCCCGGGTCGCCCACGCCATCGAGCGGACCGCGACCATGAGCCCGCAGGAGGCCGACAAGGCGCTCCGGTCGTTGCCCGGGATCGGGCGGTGGACCAGCGCCGAGGTGCGCCAACGGGCGATGGGTGACGCCGACGCGGTCTCGTTCGGCGACTACCACGTGGCCAAGGACATCGGCTGGGCGCTCACCGGCTCGGCCTTCGACGACGACGAGCTCGAGGCGTACCTCGAGCCCTACCGTCCGCACCGCGGCCGGGTGCAGGGCCTGGTCGCCCTCGCGGGGCTCCACCGGCCCCGGCTGGGTCCCCGGATGGCGCCGCGCACCCACCTCCCCGCCTGACACCGCGTGGGCGGAGGGTCAGAGCAGGGGGCGGAACGGCGTCAGCAGGAACTCCGTGAAGCGTCGGTGCAGGTCGCGCGCCTCCCACTCGTGCAGGGTCAGCTCGAGGCAGTTGGTCTGGTCGAGCTGGAAGACCTCCTCCAGCGACTGCGCGAAGTCCTCGTCGATCGCCTCGACGTTGATCTCGTAGTTGCCGGTGAGGCTCAACCGGTCGATGTTGGCGGTGCCGACGGTCGACCAGGTGCCGTCCACGGTGGCGGTCTTGGCGTGCACCATCGCGTCCTTGAAGCGCAGGATCCGCACCCCCGCGCGTAGCAGCTGGGCGTAGTAGCCGCGCGAGACCCAGTCGGCGACGACGTGGTTGGACTTCAGCGGGACCAGCAGTCGTACGTCGACCCCGCGCTGGGCCGCGGCCACGAGCTCGTCGACGAAGTCCTGGTCTGGGAGGAAGTAGGCCTGCGTCATCCAGATGTTGCGCGAGGCCCGACTGATCGCCTCGAGGTACATCCCGCGGATCGGGAACATCCACAGCCGCGGCACGTTGCGGTGGACCCGGATCCGCGACTCCCACTGCGCCGCGGCCTCGAGCAGCAGCGGCCGCTCGCTGGTGCCGAGGATCCGTCGCCGGTTGAGGTTCCAGAAGTCGGCGAAGGCCCGCTTGAGGTCCCACACCGCCGGTCCGTCGATCCGGACGTGGGTGTCGCGCCACTCGGTGGCGTACGCCGTCCCCACGTTGTAGCCGCCGACGAACCCCACCGCGTCGTCGACCACGAGGATCTTGCGGTGGTCGCGCCCGTAGCGTCGCAGGTCGAAGAACCGCCAGCCGGCGTTGTAGACCGGGTAGCGCAGCACCTTCATCGTCGGTGGGAAGCTCTTGAACAGGGGCGAGACGACGAGGTTGGCGAAGCCGTCGTAGATGCAGTAGACCTCGACGCCCCGTCCGGCGGCGTCGGCCAGCGCCTGCTTGAACTGCTCGCCGACCTCGTCGCCCTTCCAGATGTAGCTCTCGAAGAGCACCTGCCGCTGGGCGCCCTCGATCGCCGCCAGCATGTCGGCGTACAGGTCCCGACCGTAGGTGTAGGTCGTGATCGACCCGGCACCCAGCTCGACGGTCCGGGGTGCGGTGGTCGGGAACGGCTTCGGCTTCTTGTTGCGCCGACGGTAGGAGTCGACGAGCGACATCCCGACCGCCAGCGCGAGCTGCAGCCCGAGGACGGCGAGCACCGAGCGGCGCAGCGCGCGGAACACCCGCTCGGCCCCGGATCCCCTCGTCGCGCGCACGCGGCCAATCTAGCGAGCGTGGGAACCGGTGCGCCGGAGCCGTCGTCCAACCGACGTGCTCCCGCTCCGGCGTCGCCTCGCCCTGGCGTCCGTCCCGCTCGTGGGGCTGCTGGCCGGCTGCGTTCAGCTGACCGCCCACGTCGGCCCCGGGAGCGAGCCCGTCGCCGGCTGGACCAGGTCGGCGGACGCCCCGCTGTCCGGCCGGACCGACGCGGTCGTCGCGGGCGTCGGTGACGAGCTCGTCGTCGTGGGTGGGTGGGAGTGGTCCGGCGGCGACGGCGAGCTGGTCTCCGAGACCTGGCTCTGGCGACCGCCCGCCTGACGGGTGGGCACCCAGGCCGGCCGGGATACCTGACCGCGAGGATCATCATCTGACGAGCGCTGATGATGATGTCCGCGGTCAGGTATCGCCATGAGGGCGGCCGCACCCCGCAACCCTGTCGGTGGGCCGACGTAGGCTCGGGCCATGCGGCCAGTGACCGATCTCGAGCGCCGGGTGGCGCCCTTCAAGGTGGAGTCCGACTACCAGCCGTCGGGCGACCAGCCGGCGGCGATCGCCGAGATCACCGAGCGGATCCAGGGCGGGGTCGAGGACGTGGTGCTGCTCGGCGCGACCGGCACCGGCAAGACCGCCACCGTCGCGTGGGTGGCCGAGCAGCTGCAGCGTCCGGTGCTGGTGATGCAGCCCAACAAGACGCTGGCGGCCCAGTTCGCCAACGAGCTGCGCCAGCTCTTCCCCAACAACGCGGTCGAGTACTTCGTCTCCTACTACGACTACTACCAGCCGGAGGCGTACGTCCCCCAGACCGACACCTACATCGAGAAGGACTCCTCCATCAACGAGGAGGTCGAGCGGCTCCGCCACTCCGCGACCAACAGCCTGTTGACGCGCCGCGACGTGATCGTGGTGTCCACCGTCTCCTGCATCTACGGCCTCGGCACCCCGCAGGAGTACGTCGACCGGATGATCCGGCTGAAGGTCGGCCAGGAGCACGACCGCGACGAGATGCTCCGGCGGCTGGTCCAGATCCAGTACACCCGCAACGACATGGCCTTCACCCGCGGCACGTTCCGGGTCCGCGGCGACACCCTCGAGATCTTCCCGGTCTACGAGGAGCTGGCGATCCGGATCGAGTTCTTCGGCGACGAGATCGAGCGGCTGATGACGCTGCACCCCGTCACCGGCGAGGTCCTCACCGAGGACGAGGAGCTCCACATCTTCCCGGCGACCCACTACGTCGCCGGTCCGGAGCGGATGGAGCGGGCCATCGCCGGCATCGAGTCCGAGCTCGAGGAGCAGCTCGCGACCTTCGAGCGCCAGGGCAAGCTGCTCGAGGCGCAGCGGCTGCGGATGCGGACGACGTATGACATCGAGATGATGCGCCAGGTGGGGTCGTGCTCGGGCATCGAGAACTACTCCATGCACATCGACGGTCGCTCCCGCGGCTCGGCGCCCAACTGCCTGCTCGACTACTTCCCCGAGGACTTCGTGCTCGTCGTCGACGAGTCCCACGTGGCCGTGCCCCAGATCGGTGGCATGTACGAGGGCGACATGTCCCGCAAGCGCAACCTCGTCGACCACGGGTTCCGGCTCCCCAGCGCGATGGACAACCGGCCGCTGCGGTGGGAGGAGTTCCTCGACCGGATCGGCCAGACGATCTACCTCTCCGCGACCCCGGGCAACTACGAGCTCGACAAGGTGCAGGGCGACGTCGTCCAGCAGATCATCCGACCGACCGGCCTGATCGACCCCGAGGTCGTCGTCAAGCCGACCAAGGGCCAGATCGACGACCTGATCCACGAGATCCGGACCCGCGTCGAGAAGAACGAGCGGGTCCTGGTCACCACGCTCACCAAGAAGATGTCCGAGGACCTCACCGACTACCTCCTCGACGCCGGCGTCCGGACCCGCTACCTCCACTCCGAGGTCGACACGCTCAAGCGGATCGAGCTGCTGCGCGACCTGCGCCTCGGCGAGTACGACGTCCTGGTCGGGATCAACCTGCTGCGCGAGGGCCTCGACCTCCCCGAGGTGTCGCTGGTCTCGATCCTCGACGCCGACAAGGAGGGCTTCCTGCGCTCCGACAAGTCCCTGATCCAGACCATCGGCCGCGCCGCGCGCAACGTGTCGGGTCAGGTCCACATGTACGCCGACAAGGTCACGCCGTCGATGGAGGCCGCCATCGACGAGACCAACCGGCGCCGCCAGATCCAGATCGACTACAACACCGAGCGCGGGCTCGACCCGATGCCGCTGCGCAAGAAGATCGCCGACATCACCGAGATGCTCGCCCGTGAGGACGAGAACACCCAGGCGCTCCTGCAGACCTGGGCCGACGTCGGCCAGAAGGGCCGCGCAGGTGGCGTGAAGGCCGGCAAGTCCCCGACCCCGGCGCTCTCGAGGCTCCACGACGAGCTGCCCGACACCGCCGGCATCCCCGCGACGGAGCTGGCCGACCTGATCCAGCAGCTCACCGACCAGATGAAGGCCGCCGCCGGCGATCTCCAGTTCGAGGTCGCCGCCCGGCTGCGCGACGAGATCTCCGAGCTCAAGAAGGAGCTCCGCCAGATGATGGAGGCGACGAAGTGAGGATGGGGCACCGAGCGAGGAACGAGCTCGGAGTGCTCCCGACGAGCGAGGAGCGCGCGAGCGCAGCGAGCGCCGGCGACCAAGTGAGGAGCGCGAGATGACGGCCAAGACCGTGCAGGTCACCTTCGACTGCGCCGACCCCCGTGCCCTGTCGCTGTTCTGGAACGAGGTGCTCGGCTACGAGCTGCCGCCACCGCCGCCCGGCTTCGAGTCCTGGGACGCGTTCGCGGAGAGCCTGCCGCCCGAGCACCGAAACAGCGCCTCGGCCTGTCAGGACCCGGCCGGCGAGGGGCCGCGGCTGTTCTTCCAGCGGGTGCCGGAGGGCAAGGCCGCCAAGAACCGCGTCCACCTCGACGTCCGGGCCGCCCCCGGTCTCGAGGGGGAGGAGCGGATGGCCGCGCTGGAGGCGGAGGCCGGGCGGCTCGTCGGGCTCGGCGCCACCAGGGTCGAGCGCCACGAGCCGGCCCCGCCGCTGTCGGGCGGCCACGTGGTGATGCTGGACCCCGAGGGCAACGAGTTCTGCCTCGACTGATGCCCGAGACCACCGACGACGGCCGCTTCATCGTGGTCGACGGCAGGCGCTGGCGGGCGACCGACCCGGCCATCCCCGCGGCTCGGCGCGACGAGCTGCAGCGGGTCCTGATGGCGTGGCGGCGCGAGGTGCGGCGCACCCGCGGCACGGACGAGGAGCCGCGGTCCCGCGCCGGTGTCCAGGCCGCCAAGGTCGCCCTCGGCGAGCGGGGCACCCCGTGGTGGGAGCAGGATGACGCCGAGCGCCGGCGGCGCTGGGAGGCCGACGTACCGCGCCCGTAGGACTCGGGGCGCCACGCATTTCCCATGAGATGTGGGCAGATACTCACTGCTCACGCTCGGTACACCGTGAGAAGTGACCAGCCACCCGCATCTCATGGGAAATGCAGCCCCGATGCACCACCCTCCGGGTGAGGGGCGACGCGCCCGTGCTGACTAGGCTCGCCGCATGACTGCCATCGACCTCGGACGGCCCGTGCAGGGCGACGTCATCGACCTGATCCTCGACGACCACCGGCGCTTCGAGGCGCTGCTTCGCGACCTCCGGGACGCCAGCAGCGACCGCGACGCGGTCCGCGCCGCCTTCGCCGCCCTCCACGTCGCCCACGCGGAGGCCGAGGAGAAGTACGTCTACCCCAAGCTCCGTCGCAAGGGCGCGGTCGGCGAGCACGAGGCCGAGCACGGCGAGGAGGAGCACGCCGAGGGCCACGAGGCGCTGCTGGCGGTGCTGGAGCTCAAGGGCACCGACACCCAGGCCTTCGACGACGCCGTCGAGGAGCTGGCGACCGCCGTCAACCACCACCTCACGGAGGAGGAGCTGACCATCCTCAACCCGGCCCGCGAGGAGGTCGGCGAACGGGTGCGGGCCGACCTCGGCCAGGAGTTCGCCGCCGAGCGCAACCGGCAGATCGACGACGACTGCGGCTCGCTCACCAACGTCCGCAGGATCGTCGCGGGAGCCCGGCGAGAGGGCCTCCTCGACGACGAGGACGACGAGGACTGAGGACGACGGCCGGGCGTCAGCGCCGCTGCTGCCGCACGATGGTCAGCCCGACCATGCGGGCGACGACGAGCGCGATGTAGAAGACGCCCGCCACCATCTCCAGGATCGCGACCGAGCGGGCGTGCGCCTCGATCGGCACCACGTCGGACAGGCCGACGCTGGTGAGCTGCGCGAACGAGAGGTAGAGCAGCTCGAACCACGTCTGTTCGGTGCCGCCGGCGCCCGTGAAGGAGCCGGGGCTCAGGACCTGCACGGCGGCGTAGACGTAGGCGAAGCCCCAGGCGACGACCGTGAAGGCCGCGGCGGTCGCGAACAGCTCGTCGCGCGTGACCCGGTCGTCGTGGAAGAGGTAGCGGATCATCCCGTAGGAGACGTAGAAGTAGAACGGCGCGTGCAGCAGCGCCGAGCCCAGCACGATCCAGCCGGTGTCGGGCCAGACCGCCTCCATCACCGTGAAGAGCATGGCGGGCGGCGCCAGCAGGATGCCGACCCAGGTGAGCGTCGGCGTCCGCCGGACGGCGTAGAGCGCCGCCAGCACGATCGCGATCTGCACCACGCCCAGGATCGCCCGGCCGGCGACCGAGTCGTCGAGGAACGGGTAGGCCAGGATCGCGACCAGCTGCGCCGCCAGCACCCACCCGGAGGGGTGCCGCCGCAGCAGCTCGGTCGTGGGGGAGGAGGTCACGAGTCCTCCTCCCGACGCTTCTCGATCTCCTTGCGGCGCTTCTTCTCGAGCCGTCGCTTCTCGTCCGAGACGATCTGGTCGCGCTGGAACTGGATCCGGCCGAGGTTGAGCGCCGCCGCCATGGTGACGAAGAGCGGCCAGGGGAAGTACGGGTCGAACCCGTCACCCCCGAACGACCCCGCCAGCCAGATCGTCCACACGATCGCCGAGACCGACAGCAGCCCCCACAGGGCCTCGCGCCGGTCCTTGCGCCACGACTCGAGCGCTCGCTCGGCGATGCGCGCCTCGGGCACGAGCGTCGCCGACCGTCGGGCGGCCACCAGGCCCTCCAGCGGCGGCAGCAGGTCGCCCAGCGTCCGCGCCGCCTGCGTCTCGGTCGTCCGGGACTCCAGCTCCTCCCGGTCGAGCCGGCCGTCGGCGTACGCCTCGGTGAGCACCTGGTGGACCACCTCGCGGTCGGCGTCGGAGGCGCGCATTCCGGCCAGCGCGGGATCGCGCGGATCGCCGCTGAAGGCGGACCACACCTGGTCGGGGTCGGTCATCCGCGGCTCGTCTCCACGAGCGGCATCCTAGGCAGGTCGGCCCACCGGGGTTGGCGAGCCTGTTGTCGCCGGGCCCGTGACCGGTGTTGGATCAGCGCGTGGCCACCGACACGGACGTGCTGATCATCGGAGCGGGCCCCACCGGCCTGTACGCCGCCTACTACGCCGGCTTCCGCGGGCTGCGGGTGGCGGTGGTCGACAGCCTGCCTGAGCTCGGTGGCCAGATCACCGCCATGTATCCCGAGAAGGCGATCCTCGACGTCGCCGGCTTCCCGACGGTCAAGGGCAAGGCGCTCGTGGAGGGGCTGGTCGCGCAGGCGTCGAGCGCCCACCCGACCTACCACCTCGACCGGACCGCCCGGAGCCTGGAGCACCACGGGGACTCGGTGACGATCGGGCTCGACGACGGCACCGAGATCAGCGCCGGTGCGGTGATCATCACCGCGGGCATCGGCAAGTTCAGCCCCCGGCCGCTGCCGGCGGGCGACGGGTGGCTCGGCCGTGGCCTGGAGTTCTTCGTCCCGTCCTTCCAGCCGTACGTCGACAAGGACGTCGTCATCGTCGGGGGCGGCGACAGCGCCTTCGACTGGGCGCTCCACCTCGAGCCGGTCGCCCGGTCGGTGGCGCTGGTCCACCGGCGTGACGCGTTCCGCGCCCATGCGCGGACCGTGCAGGCGGTGCGTGACAGCTCGGTCGACATCATCACGCGGGCGCAGGTGACCGAGCTGCGCGGCGACGGGACGCTCGAGGAGGTCGAGATCAGCGTCGACGGCGTCGAGCCCGTCCGCCGTCCGGCGCAGGCCCTGGTCGCCGCGCTCGGCTTCGTCGCCGACCTCGGGCCGCTGCAGGAGTGGGGGATCGAGGTCGAGAAGCGCCACGTCGTGGTGTCGCCCTCGATGCAGACCAGCCTGCCGCGCGTCTTCGCCGCCGGGGACATCACCGAGTATGCCGGCAAGGTCCGGCTGATCGCGGTCGGGTTCGGCGAGGCCGCGACCGCGGTCAACAACGCGGCCGTCGCCATCGACCCGGACGCCCACGTGTTCCCGGGCCACTCCAGCGAGGGCACCTGAGGTCCGGATCCGGAGACCGGCCATAATCGTCAGCGTTACCGACGAGTATCCGACGAAGGGGCCGCCGCCGATGCGGATCGCACTGCTGTCCTACCGCAGCAAGCCGCACTGCGGCGGACAGGGCGTCTACGTCCGCCACCTCAGCCGGGAGCTGGTGGCGCTCGGCCACACCGTCGAGGTGTTCTCCGGCCAGCCCTACCCCGAGCTCGACGAGGGCGTGCTGCTCACGGAGGTGCCGAGCCTCGACCTCTATCGCGAGCCCGACCCGTTCCGGGTCCCGCGGCTGCGGGAGTTCCGCGACCGGGTCGACGTCGAGGAGTTCCTCACCATGTGCACGGCCGGGTTCCCGGAGCCGAAGACCTTCAGCACCCGGGTCGCGCGGCTGCTCGCCGACCGCGTGGACGACTTCGACGTGGTGCACGACAACCAGGTGCTGGGTCACGGCATGGTCGACGTCGCCGAGCGGCTCCCGATGGTCACGACCA
This genomic interval from Nocardioides euryhalodurans contains the following:
- a CDS encoding hemerythrin domain-containing protein — translated: MTAIDLGRPVQGDVIDLILDDHRRFEALLRDLRDASSDRDAVRAAFAALHVAHAEAEEKYVYPKLRRKGAVGEHEAEHGEEEHAEGHEALLAVLELKGTDTQAFDDAVEELATAVNHHLTEEELTILNPAREEVGERVRADLGQEFAAERNRQIDDDCGSLTNVRRIVAGARREGLLDDEDDED
- a CDS encoding ion channel; this translates as MTSSPTTELLRRHPSGWVLAAQLVAILAYPFLDDSVAGRAILGVVQIAIVLAALYAVRRTPTLTWVGILLAPPAMLFTVMEAVWPDTGWIVLGSALLHAPFYFYVSYGMIRYLFHDDRVTRDELFATAAAFTVVAWGFAYVYAAVQVLSPGSFTGAGGTEQTWFELLYLSFAQLTSVGLSDVVPIEAHARSVAILEMVAGVFYIALVVARMVGLTIVRQQRR
- a CDS encoding DUF1707 SHOCT-like domain-containing protein, whose translation is MTDPDQVWSAFSGDPRDPALAGMRASDADREVVHQVLTEAYADGRLDREELESRTTETQAARTLGDLLPPLEGLVAARRSATLVPEARIAERALESWRKDRREALWGLLSVSAIVWTIWLAGSFGGDGFDPYFPWPLFVTMAAALNLGRIQFQRDQIVSDEKRRLEKKRRKEIEKRREEDS
- a CDS encoding NAD(P)/FAD-dependent oxidoreductase, which produces MATDTDVLIIGAGPTGLYAAYYAGFRGLRVAVVDSLPELGGQITAMYPEKAILDVAGFPTVKGKALVEGLVAQASSAHPTYHLDRTARSLEHHGDSVTIGLDDGTEISAGAVIITAGIGKFSPRPLPAGDGWLGRGLEFFVPSFQPYVDKDVVIVGGGDSAFDWALHLEPVARSVALVHRRDAFRAHARTVQAVRDSSVDIITRAQVTELRGDGTLEEVEISVDGVEPVRRPAQALVAALGFVADLGPLQEWGIEVEKRHVVVSPSMQTSLPRVFAAGDITEYAGKVRLIAVGFGEAATAVNNAAVAIDPDAHVFPGHSSEGT